Sequence from the Rutidosis leptorrhynchoides isolate AG116_Rl617_1_P2 chromosome 3, CSIRO_AGI_Rlap_v1, whole genome shotgun sequence genome:
TTTCTATCTAATTGCAATCAAtttcttttcattttcattttcatttactTTAATTTCCTAATTTCTTTCGTTAATTTCTCGATTTATGATTCTACGGTTCGTTTTAGATCTCTGAGATTTTAATTCGTTCGGATCCATTAAATTACATAATTAACTACAATTAAGCAAGCTGATACGTATTCCGTGTCCTTACTCGCTTAATTCATAACTATGTTGTCATGCTAACCCTAATTTAGTTTCCTGTGTGGCTGAAATTGCAGTAGTAGTGTTTGAAAACTCTGTCAGTTATGTCGATGGTTGACGAGCCGTTGTATCCGATAGCAGTACTGATCGATGAACTGAAAAACGATGACATTCAGTTGCGGTTGAATTCAATTAGGAAGCTGTCTACTATTGCTCGCGCTCTAGGAGAGGAGCGAACACGAAAGGAGTTGATTCCGTTCTTGAGTgaaaataacgatgatgatgacgagGTTCTTCTTGCAATGGCGGAAGAGCTGGGTGTGTTTATTCCTTATGTTGGTGGACTGGAACATGCACATGTACTGTTACCACCATTGGAAACTCTTTGCAGTGTTGAAGAAACGTGCGTGAGAGATAAAGCTGTTGAGTCTTTATGCAGGATTGGATCACAGATGAGAGAGGCCGATTTGGTTGACTGGTTTATACCACTCGTTAAGGTTCGTTTGTTTCCTTCTAATTATTTGTTACTTTATTGTTCTTGAAGCTGTAGATACATACTTATTGTTGTATTACCTTCTTTTTTTTGTTGTTGCAGAGGTTGGCAGCAGGTGAATGGTTTACTGCACGAGTTTCTGCGTGTGGACTGTTTCACATTGCGTATCCAAGTGCATCAGAGATTTTAAAGGCTGAATTGAGGTCTATATATAGTCAGTTATGTCAAGATGATATGCCTATGGTTAGGAGATCAGCAGCTACAAATTTGGGGAAGTTTGCTGCTACTGTTGAACCGGCTCACCTCAAGACAGATATTATGCAAATATTTGAGGATCTTACACAAGATGGTATTTTGATTTCTTTTTGTATCTTATATGTTTGCAGTCCTATTACATTTACTCCTAAGTAAGATTTGTGTATCTTATATGTAACTTTTTTCTTTTTACAGATCAAGATTCTGTTCGTCTGCTTGCTGTTGAGGGTTGTGCTGCTCTTGGAAAGTTGTTGGAACCTCAAGACTGTGTTGCGCATATTCTTCCCGTCATTGTCAATTTTTCCCAGGTTGACTTTTGGCTGCTTCTGTTGACTTTATTTCGATTATGTTTATTTATACATTCACTTATCTTACTATTTGTACGGGTTCATTTATTTAGGACAAGTCATGGCGTGTTCGCTATATGGTTGCTAATCAGCTTTATGAGCTATGTGAAGCTGTGGGCCCTGAACCTACAAAGTATGTTCCATCTTCTTATCTCATGTTCTTTCCTTAATTATCTTACTTTACCTACATTAAACCGTCTTTTGAACAAGATCATTCATacatctagttttttttttttttttttaatttttgataTGTTTTTTTAATCAATTGGCTCGTTGTAGGACGGATTTGGTCCCTGCATATGTGAGGCTGCTTCGAGATAACGAAGCAGAAGTTCGTATTGCTGCTGCTGGCAAGGTCACCAAATTCTCCCGCATTCTTAGCCCCGAACTTGCAATTCAGCATATTCTTCCATGTGTCAAggttttttattaatttatttattaattaacattaacatttatataatattaaaatattattatatgttttatatTTGTTATCTTACCCGTTACTGCAACGGTATGTAGGAATTGTCCTCAGATTCTTCTCAGCATGTTCGGTCTGCTTTAGCCTCTGTGATTATGGGCATGGCCCCTGTTTTAGGGAAGGTAATAATCTGAATCTaaatcttaattattataattaatcatCATATGATTCATTCAAATTTCTTGTAAATTGCAGGATGCAACTATTGAACAACTTCTTCCTATTTTTCTGTCACTTCTAAAGGACGAGTTTCCAGACGTGCGCCTCAATATTATCAGTAAGCTAGATCAAGTGAATCAGGTAAAATGATTTTCAGTCACAGTGCTTATTTAGCAATCAGTTTATGTCATCATTTATTagcattgttttttttttttttaaatttaattttattgCTGGTATGTAAATGCAGGTGATTGGAATCGATCTGTTGTCCCAATCTTTACTACCAGCAATTGTGGAACTAGCTGAAGACAGGCATTGGAGGGTTCGATTGGCTATAATCGAATACATACCTTTATTGGCTAGTCAGTTAGGTGTCGGGTTTTTTGATGATAAGCTCGGTGCCCTTTGCATGCAATGGTTACAAGACAAGGTTTGTGCTTCATCTCTTAAATGTGCgtatatttaaatttttttttctttatatatctTTATTAACCCCATACCCCATAtaggtgggattgggtattgttgttgttgtatatatctttattaattaattaattggtaTAATATATACAGGTTTACTCCATTAGAGAAGCTGCTGCTAATAATCTGAAGCGGCTTGCAGAGGAATTTGGTCCAGAGTGGGCTATGCAGCACATTGTTATGCAGGTACACACCGTTTCCTTTTCTTTggtttttaaattatttatttatttattttattattttattcatCAGGCTTATTATGTATTGGTGTGTTGGCAGGTGTTGGAAATGGTGAACAACCCACATTACTTGTACCGTATGACCATTCTTAGCGCAATTTCTCTACTTGCCCCTGTTATGGGCTCCGATATCACTAGCTCTAAGTTGCTTCCTGTGGTTGTTACTCTCGCCAAGGACAGGTGATcctatttaattttaattattaaattataaatatgtttttttaaatattttatgtTGTGTTTGCAGAGTGGCGAATATCAGGTTTAACGTGGCAAAGGTGTTGCAATCTTTCATACCTATAACCGAGCAATCTGTAAGCtactacttattttttttattgggTTTAATTGTGTCATCTATATTAACTGTCTACATGGATTTGGTGAAATAATGCAGTTGGTGGAAAAAACAATCAGGCCGTGCCTGGTTGAGCTGTCAGAGGATCCAGATGTTGATGTCCGTTATTTCTCAAAACAAGCACTTCAAGCGATTGATCAAGTTATGATGTCCACCTAATAAATAAAAACTCGTTTGAATTTGATTTGCTTGCTCACTAAGTTGTTACACTTATGACCGTTTTTATAATGTCAATGTAAACTTAGATATCATTAGTCTATTTTGTCTtggtttttattttctttttaaaacCTAGCAGCGGACAATGTTGAGTGTCATGATAATATGGATGCAGACTAAAGATTCTTGTTTTTTGTCTTTCAAATCATGCGGCCTGTTGTCACTTTTTTTGTGGTGATTTTGACATGCATTGATAGCTTAATCTGCCTAGAAATGTGTGTAAGATTTGTTGAATGGTGCAATCCTTTCGTGTACACAAAACTTGGTTAGGAttgttatttttgttttattttgttttgttttgtttttgagagtgtctctacttttgagagtgtctctttatccgtcgaatagagagagagatgactgtctctacttttgagagtgtttttcactctgggtggagaaatgacttgtctttattctcggttaggggaaggattgtctacatctcacctccccaatacaccacttatgtggtattgggttttgttgttgttgtgtttgttTTTTTGTGTGTTTATAGTGAATAAAGTTAAAATTACTGTGAACTGGAAATTTGACCTAACCAGTAACTAGCAATCAAAGGAGCTTGGCTCATAGATGTTGGATCCTACGCTTCCAAACTCATAGATGTTAAAGTTCCCAAACCTACAACAGACGTTCAATGCCTAAATTCCTCTTGCCGAAAATCTTGTGAAGAAATTAAAAACAGGAACTTTCAGTCAGGTTCTAAAGAAGTTTTTCTTCAACCACTTCCAAAAAACAGTGGCAAAAGCAAGAAGTCAAGTTGGATATTCGATACCTCTAGCGAAATTAACCATGTTGTTGGACAATCTTCTTGCAATATCGGGTTAAACAGAAACCAACAGTTTGGTTCAACAAAACTATCGTATAAAGAAGAGATGTATAAATTTGGCGTTTTTATGGAGAACATGACCCCTGACAGTACGCCTTCTAAACCTTCCAAACAACGAGGCACGCCTAACAAAATATCAAAACAATAATCTTTCGCTTAGCTTCTCAATCGCTAGTTGCCATATCGAACCTTCATTCTTCTAATCCGGGTGTCGGTTTGAAGAAAACAATTGTTAAAAACAAAAGTTGGGTTGTTGAAACACCTGTTCGTGGAGATTACTTTGTTACAACTGCGAATCAATCACTAGGTTGTACATGATTCGT
This genomic interval carries:
- the LOC139896914 gene encoding uncharacterized protein encodes the protein MSMVDEPLYPIAVLIDELKNDDIQLRLNSIRKLSTIARALGEERTRKELIPFLSENNDDDDEVLLAMAEELGVFIPYVGGLEHAHVLLPPLETLCSVEETCVRDKAVESLCRIGSQMREADLVDWFIPLVKRLAAGEWFTARVSACGLFHIAYPSASEILKAELRSIYSQLCQDDMPMVRRSAATNLGKFAATVEPAHLKTDIMQIFEDLTQDDQDSVRLLAVEGCAALGKLLEPQDCVAHILPVIVNFSQDKSWRVRYMVANQLYELCEAVGPEPTKTDLVPAYVRLLRDNEAEVRIAAAGKVTKFSRILSPELAIQHILPCVKELSSDSSQHVRSALASVIMGMAPVLGKDATIEQLLPIFLSLLKDEFPDVRLNIISKLDQVNQVIGIDLLSQSLLPAIVELAEDRHWRVRLAIIEYIPLLASQLGVGFFDDKLGALCMQWLQDKVYSIREAAANNLKRLAEEFGPEWAMQHIVMQVLEMVNNPHYLYRMTILSAISLLAPVMGSDITSSKLLPVVVTLAKDRVANIRFNVAKVLQSFIPITEQSLVEKTIRPCLVELSEDPDVDVRYFSKQALQAIDQVMMST